From Selenomonas sp. AB3002, one genomic window encodes:
- a CDS encoding energy-coupling factor transporter ATPase, whose protein sequence is MSIELKNVSYTYMPGTPMERQALMGINLTIEQGRLYAIAGHTGSGKSTLIQQMAGLLPPTSGEVMVEGVKLNARDKEGKKQAVLARRRIGIVFQYPEQQLFEETVAADVAFGPKNQGLSEEEISARVKESLELVGLDYEKFGQKSPFMLSGGEKRRVAIAGVLALNPAYLILDEPTAGLDPRGRESLLQMITDLQKGTGGREPVTIILVSHAMDDILRLADEMFVLQEGQVTASGSPLEVFKCWDILAEAGLEPPELLLLMEQLQGAGLAAEMPVRNLKEAVKAVERGLKKRA, encoded by the coding sequence ATGTCCATTGAACTGAAAAATGTCAGCTACACTTATATGCCCGGCACCCCCATGGAACGGCAGGCACTGATGGGGATAAATCTCACCATTGAGCAGGGCAGGCTTTACGCCATAGCGGGACATACGGGCTCCGGCAAGTCTACCCTGATACAGCAGATGGCAGGGCTGCTTCCGCCTACCTCAGGTGAGGTGATGGTGGAGGGGGTGAAGCTGAACGCCAGGGATAAGGAAGGGAAGAAACAGGCTGTGCTGGCCCGTCGCCGGATTGGCATCGTCTTCCAGTATCCCGAGCAGCAGCTTTTCGAGGAAACAGTGGCAGCTGATGTGGCCTTCGGTCCCAAGAATCAGGGCCTTTCTGAGGAGGAAATCTCGGCCCGGGTGAAGGAGTCCCTGGAACTGGTGGGACTGGACTATGAAAAGTTTGGGCAGAAATCCCCCTTCATGTTGTCTGGCGGCGAGAAGCGGCGGGTGGCCATTGCGGGAGTCCTGGCGCTGAATCCCGCATACCTGATACTGGACGAGCCTACGGCGGGCCTTGACCCCAGGGGGCGGGAGTCCCTGCTGCAGATGATAACTGACCTGCAGAAAGGCACGGGAGGCAGGGAACCCGTGACTATCATCCTGGTATCTCATGCCATGGACGATATCCTGCGGCTGGCAGACGAGATGTTCGTGCTGCAGGAGGGGCAGGTCACTGCCTCTGGCAGTCCTTTGGAAGTTTTCAAGTGCTGGGATATCCTGGCGGAGGCCGGGCTGGAGCCGCCTGAGCTTTTGCTGCTTATGGAGCAGCTGCAGGGGGCGGGGCTGGCAGCGGAAATGCCTGTGCGTAATCTCAAGGAGGCAGTAAAGGCAGTGGAAAGGGGGCTGAAAAAACGTGCTTAG